The following coding sequences are from one Capsicum annuum cultivar UCD-10X-F1 chromosome 3, UCD10Xv1.1, whole genome shotgun sequence window:
- the LOC107863748 gene encoding 1-acyl-sn-glycerol-3-phosphate acyltransferase 2 isoform X1, whose product MAIAAAAVIVPLGVLFFISGLVINLIQATCFVLVRPISKSTYRRINRILAELLWLELVWIVDWWACVKIKVYADPETFNLMGKEHSLVIANHRSDIDWLVGWILAQRSGCLGSSLAVMKKSSKLLPVIGWSMWFSEYLFLERSWAKDERTLKGPNLQSGLQQLKDYPLPFWLALFVEGTRFTQAKLLAAQEYAASAGLPVPRNVLIPRTKGFVTAVSHMRSFVPAIYDATICIPKSSPAPTMLRLFKGQRSVVHVHLKRHEMKDLPENDDAIAQWCRDIFVAKDKLLDKHFAEDTFGEEKLQDIGRPMKSLVVVASWACILILGTIKFLQATALLSSWKGVAISAALMAVITVLMQILINFSKSEQSTAAKVAPATEKRVNQLTGNGQDKTH is encoded by the exons ATGGCGATTGCTGCTGCAGCTGTTATCGTTCCGTTGGGCGTTCTCTTTTTCATTTCGGGTCTTGTAATCAATCTTATTCAG GCTACTTGTTTTGTCCTCGTACGGCCAATTTCCAAGAGCACATACAGGAGAATCAATAGAATCCTTGCGGAGCTCTTATGGCTGGAACTCGTGTGGATAGTTGATTGGTGGGCATGTGTAAAG ATTAAAGTGTACGCGGACCCAGAAACATTTAATCTAATGG GTAAAGAACATTCTCTTGTCATTGCAAATCACAGAAGTGACATAGATTGGCTTGTTGGTTGGATCTTAGCTCAG CGTTCTGGTTGCCTTGGTAGCTCATTAGCTGTAATGAAGAAATCATCAAAACTCCTTCCA GTAATCGGTTGGTCCATGTGGTTCTCTGAGTATCTTTTCCTTGAAAGAAGCTGGGCAAAGGATGAAAGAACATTGAAG GGACCCAATCTGCAGTCAGGTCTTCAACAGCTAAAGGATTACCCTTTGCCATTCTGGCTGGCACTTTTTGTTGAAGGCACCCGCTTTACACAAGCAAAGCTTTTGGCTGCTCAAGAATATGCTGCTTCAGCAGGGTTACCTGTTCCAAGGAATGTATTGATTCCTCGTACTAAG GGTTTTGTTACTGCAGTAAGTCATATGCGTTCATTTGTTCCAGCTATTTATGACGCAACAATATGCATCCCCAAAAGTTCACCTGCACCTACAATGCTGAGACTCTTCAAGGGGCAGCGTTCTGTG GTGCATGTGCACCTCAAGCGGCATGAGATGAAGGATCTGCCTGAAAATGATGATGCCATTGCCCAATGGTGTCGAGATATATTTGTGGCAAAG GACAAGTTATTGGACAAACATTTTGCTGAAGACACTTTTGGCGAAGAAAAGCTGCAAGACATTGGCCGCCCAATGAAATCCCTTGTG GTAGTCGCATCCTGGGCATGCATTCTTATCTTAGGAACCATAAAATTTTTACAAGCAACTGCCTTGTTGTCTTCATGGAAGGGTGTTGCAATTTCAGCTGCTCTCATGGCTGTTATTACAGTTCTTATgcaaattttgattaatttttcgaAATCAGAACAGTCTACTGCTGCCAAGGTTGCACCAGCAACGGAAAAGAGAGTGAATCAGCTAACAGGGAATGGGCAGGACAAAACACACTAA
- the LOC107863748 gene encoding 1-acyl-sn-glycerol-3-phosphate acyltransferase 2 isoform X2, translated as MAIAAAAVIVPLGVLFFISGLVINLIQATCFVLVRPISKSTYRRINRILAELLWLELVWIVDWWACVKIKVYADPETFNLMGKEHSLVIANHRSDIDWLVGWILAQRSGCLGSSLAVMKKSSKLLPVIGWSMWFSEYLFLERSWAKDERTLKSGLQQLKDYPLPFWLALFVEGTRFTQAKLLAAQEYAASAGLPVPRNVLIPRTKGFVTAVSHMRSFVPAIYDATICIPKSSPAPTMLRLFKGQRSVVHVHLKRHEMKDLPENDDAIAQWCRDIFVAKDKLLDKHFAEDTFGEEKLQDIGRPMKSLVVVASWACILILGTIKFLQATALLSSWKGVAISAALMAVITVLMQILINFSKSEQSTAAKVAPATEKRVNQLTGNGQDKTH; from the exons ATGGCGATTGCTGCTGCAGCTGTTATCGTTCCGTTGGGCGTTCTCTTTTTCATTTCGGGTCTTGTAATCAATCTTATTCAG GCTACTTGTTTTGTCCTCGTACGGCCAATTTCCAAGAGCACATACAGGAGAATCAATAGAATCCTTGCGGAGCTCTTATGGCTGGAACTCGTGTGGATAGTTGATTGGTGGGCATGTGTAAAG ATTAAAGTGTACGCGGACCCAGAAACATTTAATCTAATGG GTAAAGAACATTCTCTTGTCATTGCAAATCACAGAAGTGACATAGATTGGCTTGTTGGTTGGATCTTAGCTCAG CGTTCTGGTTGCCTTGGTAGCTCATTAGCTGTAATGAAGAAATCATCAAAACTCCTTCCA GTAATCGGTTGGTCCATGTGGTTCTCTGAGTATCTTTTCCTTGAAAGAAGCTGGGCAAAGGATGAAAGAACATTGAAG TCAGGTCTTCAACAGCTAAAGGATTACCCTTTGCCATTCTGGCTGGCACTTTTTGTTGAAGGCACCCGCTTTACACAAGCAAAGCTTTTGGCTGCTCAAGAATATGCTGCTTCAGCAGGGTTACCTGTTCCAAGGAATGTATTGATTCCTCGTACTAAG GGTTTTGTTACTGCAGTAAGTCATATGCGTTCATTTGTTCCAGCTATTTATGACGCAACAATATGCATCCCCAAAAGTTCACCTGCACCTACAATGCTGAGACTCTTCAAGGGGCAGCGTTCTGTG GTGCATGTGCACCTCAAGCGGCATGAGATGAAGGATCTGCCTGAAAATGATGATGCCATTGCCCAATGGTGTCGAGATATATTTGTGGCAAAG GACAAGTTATTGGACAAACATTTTGCTGAAGACACTTTTGGCGAAGAAAAGCTGCAAGACATTGGCCGCCCAATGAAATCCCTTGTG GTAGTCGCATCCTGGGCATGCATTCTTATCTTAGGAACCATAAAATTTTTACAAGCAACTGCCTTGTTGTCTTCATGGAAGGGTGTTGCAATTTCAGCTGCTCTCATGGCTGTTATTACAGTTCTTATgcaaattttgattaatttttcgaAATCAGAACAGTCTACTGCTGCCAAGGTTGCACCAGCAACGGAAAAGAGAGTGAATCAGCTAACAGGGAATGGGCAGGACAAAACACACTAA